In Rhodothermia bacterium, the sequence GTTTCGCCTGAGCTACCTAAAATGTCCACCAATCCTGCACGCCGAACATCTCGTTGGACAACCTTTGCGGCAATACTGATATCACGGATAAGGCGAGAAAAAGCGCCAGTAGAACCACGAACAGCATCTTGGCGATCCACAATGAATTGCTCAAGCGTAAGGAGACGATTAGTACTCATAAGAATTTGGAGAAAAAAGACTATAAAGAACCGGAAGCGCTTCCGAATTATTTTCCGATAGGATAGTGTAGTTGAGGATAACGATTGGTCAAGATTTTGACAAATTGGCGTGTATTTTGGGCAATCTGTGTCGGGCTTTCGGCCATATCTGTGATGAGCCTTGATAGGTCATTTGGTAGATCAACGTCATACCATTCGGGTAAAATGGTCACGGTGGCGTCGGTCTCCTCCATGCGCCCCAATGTTTGTTCAAATACATCTGGATGGCTATAGGTCATGTTTTCAAAGACCTCTGGGTACCACTCGTTCATACCCAAAAGATAGTAGCCTCCGTCATCCGTTGGGCCGATCACCATGCTATACCTATCTTTTAGGGCCTCGAAAGCCATTTCTAAAAACGTAGTGGGAAGGGTTGGGTGATCTGTTCCAATAATTGCAATGCGTTCGTATCCGGCTTTGAAGGTTTCCAGAAAAGCAAACAACATGCGTTCTCCTAAGCCCTTTCCTTTTTGGTGAAAAACACGCACACTTTCGGGCAACCATTCGGGTGGAATGTTTCCGGGTGGAGCTACATACAGCCGGATGTCGGCTCCCAATGTGGCGTATTGTGCCAGTGCATCTTTGAGGAAAGCCGTATAAAGGTCTGCTGCTTCTTCTGAGGTAAGTAATGTGGTTAACCGTGTTTTGACGGCTCCGGGTATAGGTTGTTTCGCAAAAACAAGGAGTGCGGTTTGCAAAGGATTATGGATTTAAGGGGTGAGGAAAGCCGTTAAAGCCTCATTGAGCGTGGGACACCAAGCACCCGACGTGCCAAATGCCTTGGCAGACGCCTCGAAGTGTGTCGCCCAGTCCGGGTACTCTTCGGTGTCATAAATTACATTGTGCCAAAGCCCTACCAAAACGCCATTATAACGTTTGGTAAGGTCTAACCAGTATTGGGTTCGTTCTATTGCCTCATGTGTGTTCAGGTTTCGGTATTGCATGAGTGTTGTATCGTGAAGACAAAGGGGCATTTCCCAAACCGAGGTGACCTCGTTTTTGCACAAATCAAAAAGACGGAAAGGCAAGCAAGTCCCATTCCTGAAGCCATCCCGATCCACAAAGCTCATGCCGGCATCTAACCTAAAGCCGTTTTTTTGTTGAAGTTGGGGCGTATGGCCATGATCCCACCGGAGATAATGTTGGCGTACACTGGTGACTTTTGTGGGTGCATTTTGGCGGATATTCTCGGTTTCTTTTTGGAAATATGCCGGATGTGCATGGGTGAAATAAGCGGGGTGCAAGCCAATTTCATGTTTTGCACGAACAATTTTTTGGAATAAGTTTTGTATTGCAGGTGCATGGAGTGGGTAATAATGGTCTTCTGGTGCATTCGCGCCGCCTTTGAAAAACCATGTCGCCTTTAGGTTCCACCGCTCGTCCACGTCCAGAAGTCTCCACAACCCTTTCTCATAGCCATCCATTCTCTGGAACAAAGCGGCTTTTGGTCTTTTTTCTTTCCACCAACGCCGCAGCGTCCATTTGTACAGATGGTCTATATCGTGTGTCATACAGGCCGCAAAGGGATGGCCTAGCCAATCTACTTTACCTGTATGTAGCCCCCTTTGGTGCATTTTGGATTGGAGGTAAAGGCGGTATTCATCTGCAAATGGCAGCGGCTCAACGCCCCATTTAGCCTGAAATGAGGTGTCGTACCGTAAACGGCCATGCACATCTCGCTCTTTAAGAAGACGGGATTGAACATCTGCCAACCAGAAAAAGGCCGAAGATACCACGTCGTATTGTTGTTCATGCGTATAAACAACTGGAACGACCCGATAATGGAGGTCGCGTAAACGCATGTTTGGCAGGTCATCTTCTGGCCAAATATAAGGAAGGTGCAAGACATCGGGAGAGGTTTGGGGTTGAGTACCGTAATACAGTCCTTTGTTAAGGTCTTCTCGGTTATGCAAAAAGACCGGACGGCATTTAAGCGGTTTTAAAAGCATCTCAAAGGCAAATTGTGCTTGCGCTTTACGCTTTTCGGGAATCTCTAAAAAAATGGAGATGGGCGTCATAGAACCATTATTAGAAAATTTACCGCGATTTTTAGGTGCGGTTCATCCAAAGGTCTTACTTTTGAAGAACAAGTTACGCTTTTTAATCCCACAAAACCCTAACAAGTTATGGTGATCCGCATCGTCCGTATGACCTTTCAGCCCGCATCAGTTCAAGATTTTTTGACCCTTTTTCAGGAAATCTATCCCGTTATCCGTCAAATGCCCGGATGTCGGCACTTGGCTTTATGGCAAGATGTGGAAAACCCATCGGTTTTTAGCACCTATAGCCATTGGGAAACGGCAGAAGACCTCGAAAGGTATCGGCAGAGTGAATATTTTAGACGCACTTGGACCCAAACCAAAACCTTCTTTGCAGCATCACCACAAGCTTGGAGCCACATGCAAACCCATCCTCATCCGCAAGAAGGCGTATAAATTCGGGAACATCGTCTTGTTTTCTGTATTATAGTTGTCTCTAATCACAAAGACCCACCTGATATTACACGTTTTAATCCAATGATTGCATGATGGCCGGAATGGAAAATCCCTTTGAAGCGTCCGAAAACATGGGCAATGTAGGCTTGTACCCCTATCTTATGCCATTGGTTTTTTGGTTGTCTTTTGCCATTGGGGTAATGGCGATCCTTCTTTTCTTGAAGTTAGGGATTTATGGCTTGCCAGCGCTCTTTATAGCCCTATTTGTTCAGGTATGGGTTTTGGCGATAAACGAAATGTCTGGATTCCCAAGAGATCCAGACGGATTTCTTCGGGAACAGTTCCGAAATGGGTATTTTTTTATTCTTGTGTTAATGCTGGTCTTGCTGTTTTTTACCAGCATTATGGCCTTGATGGGGAATTAACCGCTATGGTTGGCGCGTTTTTTGATACCAAATCCGTTACCCGTTCTTACGCAGGAACGTCTTAGGTAATAGATCTTTGGTGATAAGCGCTATGGACTTCTCTTCATAACATCGAAATTGTTTTTGCGCATGTATGAACAAACCGCTTCTTTGGTTCAACAACTAAAAGCACGCCTATTAGCAGTTGCTCGGCGGCTTACATTGGCACATCTATTTTATGGTTTGCTTCTGATTCTTGTAGCCGGAGGCAGTATTTGGTTGTTCTTAACGGCCTTAGAAGCATGGTTGTGGTTGCCTACGGTACTGCGAACGGGGCTTTTGGTGTTGTTTTGTCTGGGATTGGTGGCTGGGATTGGGTGGTATCTTATTCGTCCTTTGGTACAGCCTCCCGATGAAGCGACGGTTGCCAAGCGGATTGGCGAACGCTTCCCAGAAGTATCGGATCGTCTTACGAACTTGCTTCAACTCTCTGCCGGACGCCATTCCGATGCGCCCAATCCGTTGCTAAATGCGGCAGTGGTACGGCTCAGTAACGAAGTAGCGGCGGTTCCTTTTGAACAGGTGGAGAACTTTGGACGCTCCAAAAAAATGAGCAAATGGCTCTTGGCTCCGTTGTTGGCTTTGGGCTTGTTTTTGGGTATTGCGCCGCAGTCGTTTCTCTCGGCTACGGAAAGGTTGCTTTCTCCGGGTAAAGCCTTCGAGCCGCCCGCTCCTTTTAGATTTGTGGTTGAGCCGGGCAATGCCAAGGTGGTCAAAGGTGCTTCTTTACCCATCAATGCCCGCACGTATGGCACATTGATGCCCATCCAAGCAAGCCTCGAAATGGGCTTAAGTGGAGAAACCCATACCGATAACATCCCACTTTCGGCCAATGCAGAAGGCCGTTTTCAGCATCAACTGACGAATATCCGTCAGACAACACGCTACCGCTTGGTTTCCGATGGCATCGCAAGCCCTTGGTACACAATCGAGGTCTTGGAACGCCCAACAGTTCGTAGTCTTCAAGTCGCCATTAATCCACCTGGATATTCTGGGCTTGGTAGCCAAACATTAGACACCAATGTAGGTGATGTGGTTGGCTTGCCGGGGACTTTGGTCAACCTTCAGTTGAAACTCAACCAGCCGGATATTTCCGAAGCCAATATCCTCTTTGACGATGGTGAACATGTACCGCTTACGATTAATGGCGACGAAGCACACGGTGCGTTTAATATCCGAAAAGACGGAAGCTATCAGATATTGCTACGGAATGCGCAGCAAATCACCAATGAAAATACCATTACCTATGCCATTTCTACTATGCGGGATGCGCCACCAAGTGTGGTTATCGTCCAGCCGGCAGATAACGAGACCATGAGCGAGTCTCAGCGGGAATTGGTGGTGGCACGGGTAACAGATGACTATGGGTTCTCTAAGGCGTCTTTGTGTTGGCGTTTGGCGGAACGGATTGATGGCCAAACCATGCAAGAAAGCCGTTGCTTAGGCTTGGGGGTTAAAGGCCGCGAGTTGGATCAAGAGTTGGCCTATGAGTGGCTTATTCCTGAATCTACGGGGCTTGAGCTACGAGAAGGCGATGTGATCGAGTACTTTGTTCAGGTGTGGGACAATAATTCTGTTGCGGGTTATCAATCTGCACGGAGCGCTATTTTTACCCTTCGGATTCCATCCCTCACGCAACAGTACAAAGAACTGGAAGAAAAATCGGACAATATTGAAGATCAGATGCAGAACATGCAGAATGAGTCCTCTGACATGAACCAGATGTTTAAAGAACTCCAGCAACAACTCCGGCAAAAACAAGCACCTGAATGGAACGATGAGCGAAACCTGCAACGTCTGATGGAAAACAAACAACAGATGGAAAATCGGGCGCAAGAACTAAAGGATCAGATCCAAGAGTTGAACGACCAAATGCAGGAGCAGAACTTGGTCAACGAGAAAACCTTAGAGATGTTTAGAGAATTGGAGCGGATTGCCGAGGAGATCAAAACGCCAGCTTTGCAAGAGGCCCTTCGGAGGTTACAAGAAGCCATGAAGCAAATGAATCCGCAGCAAATGGAACGTGCTATGGAGGAGTACAAAAATGCCGAGCAGCAAATGCGCCAACGTTTGGAGCGGCTTAAGGAACTGTATAAACAACTTAAGGCAAATGCGAAATTGGATGAATTGGCCAATAAAGCAGAGCAGATGGCCGAAAAGCAAGAAAAACTTTCCGAACAAATGAATGAAATGCAAAAAGATGGAAAGTTGGATGCAAAAGAGCAACAAGACTTGAACCAAATGGCCGAGCAACAACAAAGAAATGCGCAAGAAATGAAGGAGATGGAGGCGCAAATGGGCGAGTTGAACAAGGACATGCAGGAGATGAAAACTGGCCCAAAAGAGGAGATGAAGGAGATGAATAGCGAGGCGCAGCAAGACAAACTCTCTAATAAAATGGAGCAGAATAAGGAGCAGATGAAGGAGCAGAAGATGCAGCAGGCCAAGCAAGGGCAACAACAAATGAAACAGCGTTTGCAACAAATGGCGCAGCAAATGCGGGCGATGCAAGAGCAACAACAGGAACAACAAGTACAGCTCAATATAGAAGCCCTTCGTCGCGTATTGGACGATGTCCTGACGCTCTCGCAAGAGCAGGAAAATCTCCGAAACACAACCGGAAGGCTGCAAGGGGATAATCCGAGGCTACGCCGAATCGCACAACAACAATCCGAACTTCGCGATGGTCTGAAAATTGTTTCGGATACGCTACTTACCCTTTCTAAGCGTATTCCTAAAATGAATGCCAAAATCCAGACCGAAGCCACACGTGCACAAGGGGAAATGAGTCAGGCGGTGGGGATGGTTACCGAAAGACAAGTGGGTATGGCCACCGGAAGCCAAAAGGCCGCAATGACCCACCTGAACGAATTGGCCTTGTTGCTTTCCGAATTACTAAGCCAAATGCAGGCCCAAGCGGGTCCGGGGTCTATGTCTATGCAGCAAATGATGGACATGCTCCAGCAAATGTCTAACCAACAACAACGGCTAAACCAACAAATCCAACAATTGCTCAATGAAATGCAGGGAGACCGGATGAGCCAAAGCCAACAAGAACGCGCCAGCCAAATCTCGCAACAACAGCAGGCCATCAAACAACAATTAGACCAGATGATGCGCAATCCAGAGTTTAACCAAAAAGTTCTGGGGGATATGAAGCGCGTTTCCGATGATATGGATGAGACCATTCGAGAACTCAAAAACCGGAATGTTACACGGCAAACCACGTATCGGCAAAACCAAATCTTATCCCGCCTGCTCGAAGCGACACGTTCCTTAAATACCAGAGGACGGGAGGAAAAACGCCAGAGCGAACGCGCAAAAGAGCGTAGCAACACTTCGCCCATGCAATTAAGGTCGCAAGACCGTGCAACACAAATCCGGCGCGATCTTATTCGGGCGATTGAAACAGGTTATGCACCAGATTATGAACGTCTAATCCGAAAATATTTTGAATTGATGCAACAAAGCAAATAAAACAGAGCATATAGAGGTGAAAGGGCTGTTTCTGATAATGAAATAGCCCTTTTTGTTTCTCCAAAGCAAGTGTTTGCACTTATTCTTAGGGTCATCGAATCATGTAACAACTCACGAGATTGAGTATATCTTGGTTTTATAATGGTTTGCTCCAGCCTTTAACGCACAACCCAGCCGCAGCGAGGCGCATCTTCGTAGAGACCTCGTTCTCAACGCACGGAAAAGCCCCATAGGGGTGGTATCTTCGTAGAAGTTCATTTCCAATGCACGATGTTGTCTTAAGAAAATTCCTCTTGCATCAGGGAGGTCTTGCGGAATTGAAGGCTTAAAATATGGTTGTGACAATTTTGACATACTTTATCTGGACTTATGAAGATGCTCCTAAACCACTTTTGTCAATTCTGTTCGTTTCTTACATACAAGAAATTGATACAAAACCAGACAAATAAACCCCCAACGCCATGAACATCAACCCGAATATTGCTGTAAATGAGAACGGATTTGTTTTTAATGCCGAACGAGGCGACTCTTTTTCGGCAAATCCTATCGGTGCAGAAATCATACGCTTGCTGAAAGAAGGAAAAACCATTTCTGAAATAGAAACCCATATTGGTGAGCGCTATGATGTGGGAGCCGCCACAGTAGAGAAAGATGTGAAAGACTTTTTGATGATGTTACGCCAATTCCAAATTTTGGAGGCCATATGAGCAAGCCACTTTATACCATTGCTGTTACCGGCTTGAATGCCATAGACAGCCCGGGGCCAGGGATTTCCGTGATAAGAGCGTTGCGGGAAAGCCACTGTTTTGATGTACGTATTGTGGGATTAGCATACGAAGCCTTAGACCCCGGAATTTATATGGGCGAATGGGTGGATGTTGCCTATCAAATCCCTTACCCGTCAAACGGACATCACATTTTATTAGACCGTTTGGCCGTGATACACGAGCAAGAACAAATAGACCTTGTAATCCCAACACTGGATGCCGAAATTATTGGTTTTATTAAACTTAAATCAAGTTTAGAAGAGATGGGCATTCGGACTTTTTTGCCTACGTTATCCCAGTTTGAGGCACGATTAAAGCACAATCTTAACCAATATGGTGAAGCGTATAACATTCTAGTGCCACACTCGGAGACGGTCTTTTCACTATCCGAGGTAAAAAAAGCCCTTCAGAATTTTGAATATCCGGTGGTCGTGAAAGGAAAATTCTACGAAGCCTATACCGCCTATTCGGAGGCCGAAGCGA encodes:
- a CDS encoding antibiotic biosynthesis monooxygenase, with product MVIRIVRMTFQPASVQDFLTLFQEIYPVIRQMPGCRHLALWQDVENPSVFSTYSHWETAEDLERYRQSEYFRRTWTQTKTFFAASPQAWSHMQTHPHPQEGV
- a CDS encoding polysaccharide deacetylase family protein, whose amino-acid sequence is MTPISIFLEIPEKRKAQAQFAFEMLLKPLKCRPVFLHNREDLNKGLYYGTQPQTSPDVLHLPYIWPEDDLPNMRLRDLHYRVVPVVYTHEQQYDVVSSAFFWLADVQSRLLKERDVHGRLRYDTSFQAKWGVEPLPFADEYRLYLQSKMHQRGLHTGKVDWLGHPFAACMTHDIDHLYKWTLRRWWKEKRPKAALFQRMDGYEKGLWRLLDVDERWNLKATWFFKGGANAPEDHYYPLHAPAIQNLFQKIVRAKHEIGLHPAYFTHAHPAYFQKETENIRQNAPTKVTSVRQHYLRWDHGHTPQLQQKNGFRLDAGMSFVDRDGFRNGTCLPFRLFDLCKNEVTSVWEMPLCLHDTTLMQYRNLNTHEAIERTQYWLDLTKRYNGVLVGLWHNVIYDTEEYPDWATHFEASAKAFGTSGAWCPTLNEALTAFLTP
- a CDS encoding ATP-grasp domain-containing protein, whose amino-acid sequence is MSKPLYTIAVTGLNAIDSPGPGISVIRALRESHCFDVRIVGLAYEALDPGIYMGEWVDVAYQIPYPSNGHHILLDRLAVIHEQEQIDLVIPTLDAEIIGFIKLKSSLEEMGIRTFLPTLSQFEARLKHNLNQYGEAYNILVPHSETVFSLSEVKKALQNFEYPVVVKGKFYEAYTAYSEAEAIQSFYKLTAKWGAPIILQEHITGQELNVTALGDGKGRLTGAVAMRKTFITQAGKAWAGISIRDTALISLAERVMKETKWAGGMELELIKEEKTGNVYLIEINPRFPAWVYLSVACGQNHPEALVRMAFGEELTPMQTYEAGKMFIRYAFDMVCELSDFAAFSTQGTLEHQPKLQAFYW
- a CDS encoding PqqD family protein, whose protein sequence is MNINPNIAVNENGFVFNAERGDSFSANPIGAEIIRLLKEGKTISEIETHIGERYDVGAATVEKDVKDFLMMLRQFQILEAI
- a CDS encoding TIGR04282 family arsenosugar biosynthesis glycosyltransferase; translated protein: MQTALLVFAKQPIPGAVKTRLTTLLTSEEAADLYTAFLKDALAQYATLGADIRLYVAPPGNIPPEWLPESVRVFHQKGKGLGERMLFAFLETFKAGYERIAIIGTDHPTLPTTFLEMAFEALKDRYSMVIGPTDDGGYYLLGMNEWYPEVFENMTYSHPDVFEQTLGRMEETDATVTILPEWYDVDLPNDLSRLITDMAESPTQIAQNTRQFVKILTNRYPQLHYPIGK